CGCCGGGTGCCGGCCCGGGAGTTCTTCTCCGGCGCGATGACCACCGCGCTCGGACCGTCGGACATCCTGACCGCGGCGCGGTTCCCGATCGCCGGGAGGGGCGAGGGTTTCGGGTTCGCCGAAATCGCGCGCAGGCACGGCGACTTCGCGCTCGCCGGGGTCGCCGCCCGGGTCCGGGTGCGCGGTGCGGAGACTGACGCGGAGCTGACCGGATTCGGCGTGTCCGACCGGCCGGTCACCTGCTCGGCCGGCGGCGAGCTCGCCACCGCGCTGAGCGAGTGCGGCGGCGACGTGAGCCGCCTGGCGAGCACCTTGTCCGGTCCGCTCACCGCGGTGGCGGAGGAGCTGGTCGACACCGACGGCGACGCCCACGCGTCGCGCGACTACCGTCGCCGGCTGTTCCGCACGCTGGCGAGCCGGGAACTGAGCAAGGCATACGAGCGCGCTCGCAGGAGCGCCGGTGAGGTGAACCCGTGACGACCGCCCCGGAAACGACCGACCCCTTGGCGCAGAAGGGAAAACCTCGTCCGATCAAGGCCGGGGTGGACGACCTCGTCGAGGTCAGGATGACCGTGAACGGCACGCCCGCCGTGCTCAGCCTGCCGGCGCGGGTCACGCTCGCCGACGCGCTGCGCGACCATCTCGGGCTCACGGGCACGCACGTGGGCTGCGAGCACGGCGTGTGCGGGATGTGCACGGTGCTCGTGGACGGGCAGGCGGCCCGGGCCTGCCTGCTGTTCGCGGTCCAGCTCGACGGGGCGGACATCGTCACCGTGGAGGGCCTCGGCCGGCCGGACGACCTGCACCCGCTGCAGGAGGCCTTCGGCCGCAATCACGCACTGCAGTGCGGTTTCTGCACACCGGGCTTCTTGATGAGCTCCTACGACCTGCTCAGCACCAAGCCCGAGGTGACCGAGGACGAACTGCCCGAGGAGCTGTCCGGGGTCATCTGCCGGTGCACCGGGTACCGCAACATCCTCACCGCGGTCCGGGAAACCCATGAGGCACACCCCGACGGCATCCCCGCCCCGGGCAACTGCGCACACCGCGCGCTCGTCGGCCGGGCCACCGGTCAGGGGGGCGGCAGCACCGACGGCCGCGAGGCCGGCGAGGACACCGCCGCCGAAGGCACCCGTCGGATCGACATCGTGCTGCCGGACGGGGATCCGACGATCGCGGTGGACATCGAGACCGAGATCGGCGTGCCGGTGGACGCGGTGTGGCGGGTGTTCGACGACGTGCACCTGCTCGCCCGCTGCCTGCCCGGCGCGGAGCTCACCGAAGACCTCGGCGAGGACCACTACGGCGGCCGCGCGCGCGTCTCGGTCGGCCCGATCAAGCTCTCGTTCAAGGGTGTCGCGCACGTCGTCGCGCACGACCGTGCCGGTCAGCGCCTGCGCGTGCTCGCGCAGGGGCAGGACACCGGTGGCGCGCAGACCCAGGCCGACATCGTGCTGCGCACCGAGGCCACGGCCACCGGTACCGCGATGCGGGCCGAGGCCAAGGTGTACCTCACCGGGCGCATCGCGCAGTTCGGCCGGGCGCTCGCCGGGGACGTGAGCCGGCGCATGTTCGAGCAGTTCGCGGACGCCCTGCGCGAAGCCGCGACCTCCGGGCAGGCGCCCAGCGGCCCGGTCAAGGCGCCGAGCGCACTGAAACTCTTGTTCGCCCCGCTGATCGACCGGATCCGGACAGCCCTGCGCCGCGGGCGCCGGACCGCCCGCTGATCCGGATTCCTGCCCTTTTCCTTGCCCTGTTTCGTCGCATGTGAGGGGAAACCTTGACAACCGATATCGCACCACGGTCAAAGTCGCCTCGTGCCGCGGTATTCGCTTCCGTCGCCGGCTGGTCCTTCGACCTGTTCGACCTGTTCCTGCTGCTCTACGTGGCCGGACCGATCAGCA
This genomic window from Amycolatopsis mongoliensis contains:
- a CDS encoding FAD binding domain-containing protein, producing MKAAPFAYVRPSTLPDAIAELASTDGGGKVIAGGQSLVPVLAMRLARPETLVDINSVAELDRIGTAGGYLEIGATVRQRRVERDPVSAAVPLLGMALPWVGHRELRSRGTVCGSLAHADPAAELPAVACCLNAELVVTGTGGARRVPAREFFSGAMTTALGPSDILTAARFPIAGRGEGFGFAEIARRHGDFALAGVAARVRVRGAETDAELTGFGVSDRPVTCSAGGELATALSECGGDVSRLASTLSGPLTAVAEELVDTDGDAHASRDYRRRLFRTLASRELSKAYERARRSAGEVNP
- a CDS encoding xanthine dehydrogenase family Fe-S subunit, whose protein sequence is MTTAPETTDPLAQKGKPRPIKAGVDDLVEVRMTVNGTPAVLSLPARVTLADALRDHLGLTGTHVGCEHGVCGMCTVLVDGQAARACLLFAVQLDGADIVTVEGLGRPDDLHPLQEAFGRNHALQCGFCTPGFLMSSYDLLSTKPEVTEDELPEELSGVICRCTGYRNILTAVRETHEAHPDGIPAPGNCAHRALVGRATGQGGGSTDGREAGEDTAAEGTRRIDIVLPDGDPTIAVDIETEIGVPVDAVWRVFDDVHLLARCLPGAELTEDLGEDHYGGRARVSVGPIKLSFKGVAHVVAHDRAGQRLRVLAQGQDTGGAQTQADIVLRTEATATGTAMRAEAKVYLTGRIAQFGRALAGDVSRRMFEQFADALREAATSGQAPSGPVKAPSALKLLFAPLIDRIRTALRRGRRTAR